One genomic region from Candidatus Gastranaerophilales bacterium encodes:
- the rplS gene encoding 50S ribosomal protein L19 translates to MNEIIKDIEKELIKTDLPELEPGDTVKVMVRIIEGNKERLQAFEGVIIKKSGSGSRKMITVRKVFQGIGVERVFPIHSPRIDSIKVLRKGIVRRAKLYYLRERTGKATRIKEKITKK, encoded by the coding sequence ATGAACGAAATAATTAAAGATATCGAAAAAGAACTTATTAAAACAGACTTACCTGAACTTGAGCCGGGCGACACCGTAAAAGTAATGGTAAGGATTATCGAAGGCAACAAAGAAAGATTACAGGCGTTTGAAGGAGTAATCATTAAGAAATCAGGCTCAGGCTCAAGAAAAATGATTACGGTAAGAAAAGTATTTCAGGGAATAGGCGTAGAGAGAGTGTTTCCTATCCATTCACCAAGAATCGACAGCATTAAGGTTCTTAGAAAAGGTATAGTAAGAAGAGCAAAACTATACTACTTGAGAGAAAGAACCGGCAAAGCTACACGTATCAAAGAAAAAATTACTAAAAAGTAA
- a CDS encoding helix-turn-helix transcriptional regulator, with amino-acid sequence MDIKKALGKKIQAIRKQKKLTQEKLAELIDIEIPSLSNIERGKFSPAVDTLQKIAKALDVEISDLYKFSKVNHEDMVNEICSKLPQNKKLTELTYKFFKTIEYDIL; translated from the coding sequence TTGGACATTAAAAAAGCCTTAGGTAAAAAAATTCAGGCTATAAGGAAACAAAAAAAACTTACGCAAGAAAAACTAGCGGAACTTATAGACATAGAAATTCCAAGTTTAAGTAATATTGAGCGTGGTAAGTTTTCACCGGCAGTCGATACTTTGCAAAAAATAGCAAAAGCATTAGACGTTGAAATAAGTGATTTATATAAATTTTCAAAAGTAAACCATGAAGATATGGTAAATGAAATATGTTCTAAATTGCCACAAAATAAAAAGCTTACAGAATTGACTTATAAATTCTTCAAAACTATAGAATATGATATTTTATAA
- a CDS encoding 3-isopropylmalate dehydratase large subunit: protein MGQTIAEKILSAHAHKPVKAGELVIADVDVCMVQDGTGPLTVQEFKKLGKDRLANPQKTILFIDHAAPSPRKELSNSHMVLREFAKEYGAVLSDVGEGVCHQRLIESFVYPGEILVGADSHTCTSGALGAFATGMGSTDIAVAMALGKTWLKVPHTFKIFVEGDFQLGVNAKDLILYLIGLIGADGATYKALEFHGPTIKKMNMSDRFTLANMAVEAGAKAGLFETDGVTAGYMRKRGCFQNYVNITADEDAVYERVINIDVSKIEPMVSCPHTVDNTKPAAALKDVKVNQVLIGTCTNGRIEDFRIAARILHGHKIHPDVRCLITPASRDVMLKLIEEGLLSAFVEAGAAIVTAGCGACVGVHAGILGDGEVCLSTQNRNFQGRMGNTAADIYLASPATAMYSAIMGRISDPREVLYGSETLRIYPHEKYI, encoded by the coding sequence ATGGGACAAACTATTGCTGAAAAAATATTAAGTGCGCATGCGCATAAGCCTGTTAAAGCAGGTGAGCTTGTTATTGCGGATGTTGATGTATGCATGGTTCAGGACGGAACAGGACCTTTAACCGTGCAGGAATTTAAAAAACTGGGCAAAGACAGGCTTGCCAACCCGCAAAAAACTATTTTGTTTATAGACCACGCAGCGCCAAGCCCGAGAAAAGAACTTTCAAACTCTCATATGGTTTTAAGAGAGTTTGCCAAAGAATACGGCGCTGTTCTCTCTGACGTTGGGGAAGGCGTTTGTCATCAACGTCTGATAGAAAGTTTTGTTTACCCGGGTGAAATTCTGGTCGGAGCCGATTCTCATACCTGTACTTCAGGTGCATTAGGTGCTTTTGCTACAGGCATGGGTTCTACCGATATTGCTGTTGCTATGGCATTAGGCAAAACATGGCTCAAGGTTCCCCATACTTTCAAAATTTTTGTTGAAGGTGATTTCCAACTGGGCGTTAATGCTAAAGATTTAATTCTTTATTTAATAGGTTTAATCGGAGCGGACGGCGCTACTTATAAGGCGCTTGAGTTTCATGGTCCGACTATAAAAAAAATGAATATGTCTGACAGATTTACTCTTGCCAACATGGCAGTTGAAGCAGGTGCAAAAGCGGGGCTTTTTGAAACAGACGGGGTAACAGCAGGGTATATGAGGAAAAGAGGCTGTTTTCAAAATTATGTTAATATAACTGCCGATGAAGACGCTGTTTATGAAAGAGTTATTAATATAGACGTTTCTAAAATCGAGCCTATGGTTTCTTGTCCTCATACGGTTGATAACACCAAACCTGCTGCCGCGCTTAAAGATGTAAAAGTTAATCAGGTCTTAATAGGCACCTGTACGAACGGTCGTATAGAGGATTTCAGAATAGCGGCAAGGATTTTGCACGGACATAAAATTCATCCTGATGTCAGATGTTTGATAACCCCTGCTTCAAGGGATGTTATGTTGAAATTAATCGAAGAAGGTCTGTTAAGCGCCTTTGTTGAGGCGGGAGCGGCTATAGTTACCGCAGGATGCGGAGCTTGTGTAGGAGTTCATGCCGGAATACTCGGAGACGGTGAGGTTTGTCTTTCTACCCAAAACAGAAATTTTCAGGGAAGAATGGGCAATACCGCAGCGGATATTTATCTGGCTTCGCCTGCAACCGCTATGTACAGTGCTATTATGGGCAGAATATCAGACCCCAGAGAGGTTCTGTACGGCAGTGAAACTTTGCGTATTTACCCTCATGAAAAGTATATTTAA
- the recA gene encoding recombinase RecA, protein MTATVKEQRETVIDKEKLAALETAISKIEKDFGKGSIMKLGDKASAMVESIPTGALSLDIALGIGGVPRGRIIEVYGPESSGKTTLAQHIVAEVQKQGGIAAFIDAEHALDPEYAKKLGVNIDQLLISQPDAGEQALEIAEELVRSGAIDVIVVDSVAALVPKAEIEGEMGDSHMGLQARLMSQALRKLTGILSKTKTTIIFINQLRQKIGVVYGNPETTTGGNALKFYASVRMEIRKIETLKKDGSEFGNRVKVKVVKNKVAPPFRIGEFDIIYGEGISKTGCILDVAVDMDIVKKAGAWFSYHDEKIGQGRDKAKEFLEQNPAILQEVEAQVRERLSNK, encoded by the coding sequence ATGACAGCGACAGTTAAAGAACAAAGAGAAACAGTTATTGATAAAGAAAAATTGGCGGCGCTTGAAACCGCTATATCAAAAATTGAGAAAGATTTTGGCAAAGGCTCTATTATGAAACTTGGCGATAAAGCATCAGCCATGGTTGAATCTATTCCGACAGGGGCATTGTCTTTAGATATAGCGCTTGGGATAGGCGGAGTTCCGCGCGGAAGAATTATTGAAGTTTACGGTCCTGAAAGCAGCGGTAAGACGACTTTAGCCCAGCATATAGTTGCCGAAGTTCAAAAACAAGGCGGGATTGCTGCATTTATCGATGCCGAGCATGCGCTTGACCCTGAATATGCCAAAAAACTCGGGGTAAATATTGACCAGTTATTGATAAGCCAGCCCGATGCGGGCGAGCAGGCGCTTGAAATAGCTGAAGAGCTTGTTCGTTCAGGCGCTATTGATGTTATTGTTGTCGACTCTGTTGCGGCGCTTGTTCCTAAAGCCGAAATTGAAGGTGAAATGGGCGATTCTCATATGGGGCTGCAGGCTCGTTTAATGAGTCAGGCTTTAAGAAAATTAACAGGTATTTTAAGCAAAACTAAAACCACTATAATTTTTATCAATCAGTTAAGACAAAAAATAGGGGTGGTGTACGGTAATCCTGAAACCACAACAGGCGGTAATGCTTTGAAATTCTATGCCAGCGTCAGAATGGAGATAAGAAAGATTGAAACTCTTAAAAAAGACGGCTCCGAATTCGGTAACCGTGTAAAAGTTAAGGTTGTAAAAAATAAAGTTGCGCCTCCGTTCAGAATCGGTGAATTTGATATAATTTACGGAGAAGGTATTTCTAAAACAGGTTGTATTTTAGATGTTGCGGTGGATATGGATATTGTTAAAAAAGCAGGCGCCTGGTTTAGCTATCACGATGAAAAAATCGGACAAGGCAGGGATAAAGCCAAAGAATTTTTAGAGCAAAACCCCGCAATACTTCAGGAAGTTGAAGCTCAAGTCAGAGAAAGACTCAGTAATAAATAG
- a CDS encoding 3-isopropylmalate dehydratase small subunit encodes MILKGKSWKFGDNISTDHIAPGRLFHLRSNLPEFAKHVLEDADPDFASNMAKGDFVVGGNNFGLGSSREHAPQIIKIAGVSAVIAKSFARIFYRNAINIGLLLIECNTDKIDSGDELEVDVKEGVIKNMTQNTVIQFSPLPDVMVKLLNEGGLIEHIKKHGDFQLV; translated from the coding sequence ATGATTTTAAAAGGTAAATCCTGGAAATTCGGCGATAATATCAGTACAGACCATATTGCCCCCGGCAGGTTGTTTCACTTGCGCTCTAACCTTCCTGAATTTGCTAAACATGTTTTGGAAGATGCCGACCCTGATTTTGCCTCTAATATGGCAAAAGGTGATTTTGTCGTAGGCGGTAATAACTTTGGCTTAGGCTCATCAAGAGAACACGCTCCTCAGATTATTAAAATTGCAGGGGTTAGCGCTGTTATTGCAAAGTCTTTTGCTCGCATATTTTATCGTAATGCTATAAATATAGGGCTTTTGCTTATCGAATGTAACACTGATAAAATTGACTCGGGAGATGAGCTTGAAGTTGATGTAAAAGAAGGGGTTATAAAAAATATGACCCAAAATACCGTTATTCAATTTTCTCCGTTACCTGATGTTATGGTGAAATTATTGAATGAAGGCGGACTTATTGAACATATTAAAAAACACGGAGATTTTCAACTGGTATAA
- the ylqF gene encoding ribosome biogenesis GTPase YlqF, whose amino-acid sequence MTINWYPGHIAKAERELKSKLSLVDVVIEIIDARIPLSSKYLDVEKLIGAKPRLIVLNKSDLADMEQSRKWQDFLQNNANIKVLLTSANSNKDLSNIISAAIELGKDKIAALTAKGLLPRAIRAMIIGMPNVGKSSIINKLIGKKKVKTGAKAGITRQQQWVRINPRIELLDTPGIIPMKLENQDAAYKLAMVNSISESSYDNVEAAKKLTELLQEKYPNLTAAHYKLPSETPITLENIARSRNLLLLGGETDINRCASLILSDFRHGRIGRITLDTLNQ is encoded by the coding sequence ATGACTATAAACTGGTATCCCGGGCATATAGCAAAAGCCGAACGAGAGTTAAAAAGCAAGCTTTCTTTGGTAGATGTTGTGATAGAAATTATAGATGCCAGAATACCGTTAAGCAGCAAATACCTTGATGTTGAGAAGTTAATAGGAGCTAAGCCTCGCCTTATTGTACTTAACAAGTCAGATTTGGCTGATATGGAGCAAAGCAGAAAGTGGCAAGACTTTCTGCAAAATAATGCCAATATAAAAGTATTGCTCACAAGCGCAAACTCCAATAAAGACTTATCCAATATCATAAGTGCCGCAATTGAACTCGGCAAAGACAAAATAGCTGCTTTAACAGCCAAAGGGTTATTGCCGCGTGCTATAAGAGCGATGATTATAGGCATGCCAAATGTCGGAAAATCAAGCATTATTAACAAGCTAATCGGCAAAAAGAAAGTAAAAACAGGAGCAAAAGCAGGGATAACCCGCCAGCAGCAATGGGTGAGAATTAATCCGCGGATAGAACTTTTAGATACTCCCGGCATAATCCCCATGAAACTTGAAAATCAGGATGCAGCCTATAAACTCGCTATGGTAAATTCTATAAGCGAATCTTCTTATGATAATGTGGAAGCAGCCAAAAAACTCACGGAACTTTTGCAGGAAAAATACCCGAATTTAACGGCAGCGCATTACAAACTGCCGTCTGAAACCCCGATTACACTTGAAAACATAGCCCGCTCAAGAAATTTATTGCTTTTGGGCGGAGAAACAGATATTAACCGTTGTGCAAGCCTGATATTATCAGATTTCAGGCATGGAAGAATAGGGAGAATAACCCTTGATACTCTCAACCAATAG
- the fliP gene encoding flagellar type III secretion system pore protein FliP (The bacterial flagellar biogenesis protein FliP forms a type III secretion system (T3SS)-type pore required for flagellar assembly.), with translation MFGENRVFSLKYLLGGISGILLSFLMCLPSLAEIALPTINVGMQPANSPREFSQGIQILIMLTVLTLAPSILIMTTSFTRIVIVLSLTRQAIGTSSLPPTQVIISLALILTFFIMAPTFNKINETAFQPYLNNKITQEEALSRSMGPMRDFMFKYAEEKELALFVKMSKIEKPKNKDDIPTYVLLPSFIISELKTAFKIGFMIFIPFLVIDIVVSSILVAMGMLFLPPAIIATPFKIILFVLIDGWYLVTKSLLEGFMM, from the coding sequence ATGTTTGGAGAAAACAGAGTATTTTCGCTAAAATATTTACTCGGTGGTATATCAGGTATACTGTTGAGCTTTTTGATGTGTCTGCCGTCATTGGCAGAAATAGCGCTGCCTACAATAAACGTAGGTATGCAGCCGGCTAACTCCCCCAGGGAGTTTTCCCAGGGGATACAAATTTTAATAATGCTTACGGTTTTAACGCTGGCGCCGAGTATCTTGATTATGACAACTTCTTTTACAAGAATAGTTATAGTGTTGTCTTTGACAAGACAGGCAATAGGAACTTCTTCGCTGCCGCCGACGCAGGTTATCATAAGTTTAGCGCTTATTTTGACATTTTTTATAATGGCGCCGACATTTAATAAAATTAATGAAACAGCCTTCCAGCCATATTTAAACAACAAAATCACACAGGAAGAAGCTTTATCAAGAAGTATGGGGCCGATGAGAGATTTTATGTTTAAATATGCGGAGGAAAAAGAGCTTGCGCTGTTTGTTAAAATGTCCAAAATCGAAAAACCTAAAAACAAGGATGATATCCCTACTTACGTGCTGTTGCCGTCGTTTATAATAAGCGAATTAAAAACAGCCTTCAAAATCGGGTTTATGATATTCATTCCTTTCCTTGTTATTGACATTGTAGTATCAAGTATTTTAGTAGCAATGGGTATGTTATTCTTACCTCCGGCAATTATTGCAACTCCGTTTAAAATCATTCTTTTTGTATTAATTGACGGCTGGTATCTGGTTACCAAATCGCTGCTTGAAGGCTTTATGATGTAG
- a CDS encoding ribonuclease HII, with the protein MILSTNSSNKLFEYDKTNKTRKFLIGTDEAGRGPLAGSVVAAAVIFTKINQALLEELFALNDSKQVKSHKIRKELAEKIKKHTIYSIEEISVEEIDKINILQAALKAMKNACQNVLVQINSKDCEIFVDGNFTIPNFNIKQKSVVKGDGISASIAAASILAKVYRDETMIKLSENYPEYNWHKNKGYGTKEHIEAIKKYGATKLHRKLFLRKITGQLTLFN; encoded by the coding sequence TTGATACTCTCAACCAATAGTTCAAACAAACTTTTTGAATATGACAAAACAAACAAAACCCGCAAGTTTCTTATAGGAACAGACGAAGCTGGCAGAGGACCCTTGGCTGGAAGCGTTGTAGCGGCAGCGGTAATATTTACGAAAATCAATCAGGCGCTTTTAGAAGAGCTTTTTGCGCTTAACGACTCCAAACAGGTCAAAAGCCACAAAATAAGAAAAGAATTAGCAGAAAAAATCAAAAAGCATACCATATATTCAATAGAAGAAATTTCAGTTGAAGAGATTGATAAAATTAATATTCTTCAAGCAGCGCTAAAAGCAATGAAAAATGCCTGCCAAAATGTTCTGGTCCAAATAAATTCAAAAGATTGTGAAATCTTTGTCGACGGGAACTTTACCATCCCAAACTTTAATATAAAACAAAAATCGGTAGTAAAAGGCGACGGTATTTCTGCAAGTATAGCAGCGGCAAGTATTCTGGCAAAAGTATACCGCGATGAAACAATGATAAAACTATCCGAAAACTACCCTGAATATAATTGGCATAAAAATAAAGGTTACGGGACAAAAGAACATATTGAAGCAATAAAAAAATACGGCGCTACAAAACTGCACAGAAAGCTCTTTCTCAGGAAAATAACCGGACAATTAACCCTTTTCAATTAA
- the fliR gene encoding flagellar biosynthetic protein FliR, whose protein sequence is MMTDLLLMLSPTNIVIFVLVMTRLSGMFVSAPFFSTLPIPTQTKAVLVLSIAFMMYPFVAAHTGVLTTGLLDIPSLVILMLKEFVVGATIGFCAGLIFSGIQLAGQLLSIQMGLAISEILDPVTQQNVPILGQFYLFIASLTFIFINGHIWLFESIYKSYNVIPVNYNFIFSGQLVETIIYFVSQIFQIAFSIIMPIYAILIITATVLGFMSKAMPQMNVFMVALPLKIYIGIALMIAFAIPTSTYIASLMQTLLQNISTMFS, encoded by the coding sequence ATGATGACCGACCTTTTATTAATGCTATCACCGACAAATATAGTCATTTTTGTTCTTGTAATGACGCGGTTATCAGGAATGTTTGTCAGTGCGCCGTTTTTTTCAACATTGCCTATTCCGACTCAAACTAAAGCTGTTTTGGTTTTAAGCATAGCTTTTATGATGTATCCCTTTGTAGCGGCACATACAGGGGTCTTAACAACGGGGCTGCTTGATATTCCGTCTCTTGTTATACTAATGTTAAAGGAGTTTGTCGTAGGGGCTACTATCGGGTTTTGTGCGGGGCTTATTTTTTCGGGCATACAGCTTGCGGGTCAGCTACTGAGTATTCAGATGGGGCTTGCGATAAGCGAAATATTAGACCCCGTCACTCAACAAAACGTACCTATTTTAGGGCAGTTCTATCTGTTTATAGCAAGTTTAACTTTTATATTCATAAACGGACATATATGGCTGTTTGAAAGTATTTATAAAAGCTATAATGTTATCCCCGTGAATTATAACTTTATTTTTTCAGGGCAGCTTGTAGAGACCATAATATATTTTGTAAGTCAAATCTTCCAAATAGCATTCAGCATAATTATGCCAATTTATGCGATTTTAATAATCACAGCGACTGTTTTGGGCTTTATGTCCAAAGCAATGCCGCAAATGAACGTATTTATGGTAGCGCTGCCATTGAAAATCTATATAGGAATAGCATTAATGATAGCGTTTGCAATTCCTACCTCAACTTATATAGCAAGTCTAATGCAAACTTTGCTGCAAAACATAAGTACAATGTTTAGTTAA
- the mutL gene encoding DNA mismatch repair endonuclease MutL gives MAKIKRLDKNLISQIAAGEVIERPASVVKELVENSIDAGASKISVNISSDSRDIRVADNGSGIGKDDLELTFTRHATSKISSQEDLWNINSLGFRGEALASMISIAKVTCITKTAEDENGSKAQCKESEVKISSVGCSVGTTMEVNELFYNTPVRLKFLKNPKTELAHIQEIMQTIAISHPEISFELTSSNAVLLKTTGSSNIEVAISEVYSPSLVKDLMTVENTDNSANMSLQGIISTPVFSRSNRKAMYFFVNGRSVKCPVVLKAVDNVYKDLIPVGKFPFVAVSLNLKPDEVDVNVHPSKKEVRYTNTNMVYNFVYFSIKNALNNFAPNNQDLEVSFERKAQLEEPSDKFSEIQHHPSGKTDFSSFRAASVSSFASEPSFRPVSQEKFLQTKFLEPSIKTVDVETPDIIGQFRNTYILIENEAGLEIIDQHIAHERYIYENLKESLKNNGSVPSQLFFTSNKIVLEPSEIALIEENAQVLEKFGYKFEIDENTVSIKQLPAVTAQNNPDNVVGAVVECLHTNFDKLEDKMLIMTSCKAAIKAGQKLSLWEMQDLIKKYRTTQNPQTCPHGRVISHIIPEKDLAKFFGRQVT, from the coding sequence ATGGCAAAAATTAAGCGGCTCGATAAAAATTTAATAAGTCAAATTGCAGCAGGAGAAGTTATTGAAAGACCCGCCTCTGTTGTTAAAGAATTAGTTGAAAATTCCATAGATGCAGGCGCCTCCAAAATTTCAGTAAATATTTCTTCCGACTCAAGAGATATCAGAGTTGCGGATAACGGCAGCGGCATTGGCAAAGATGATTTGGAGCTTACTTTTACACGCCATGCAACAAGTAAAATTTCTTCACAGGAAGATTTATGGAATATAAATTCTCTGGGTTTCAGAGGAGAAGCCCTTGCCAGTATGATATCCATAGCCAAAGTTACCTGTATAACCAAAACCGCGGAAGATGAAAACGGCAGCAAGGCTCAATGCAAAGAATCAGAAGTTAAAATCTCTTCAGTCGGCTGCTCTGTCGGCACAACCATGGAGGTTAACGAGCTTTTTTACAACACCCCGGTAAGGCTGAAATTCTTAAAAAACCCTAAAACAGAATTGGCACACATTCAGGAAATTATGCAGACTATTGCCATTTCCCATCCTGAAATCTCTTTTGAGCTGACAAGCTCTAATGCCGTACTTTTAAAAACCACGGGAAGCAGTAATATTGAAGTAGCGATAAGCGAGGTGTATTCTCCGTCTTTGGTGAAAGATTTGATGACGGTAGAAAATACTGACAACTCGGCAAATATGTCCTTGCAAGGGATTATAAGCACCCCTGTGTTTTCCCGTTCCAACAGAAAAGCGATGTACTTCTTTGTAAACGGCAGAAGTGTAAAATGCCCTGTAGTATTAAAAGCTGTCGATAACGTGTACAAGGATTTAATACCCGTTGGAAAATTCCCTTTTGTGGCGGTTTCTTTAAATTTGAAACCTGATGAAGTGGATGTGAATGTTCACCCGTCCAAAAAAGAAGTTCGCTATACAAACACTAATATGGTGTATAACTTTGTTTACTTCTCCATAAAAAATGCGCTCAATAATTTTGCACCAAACAATCAGGATTTAGAAGTTTCTTTTGAACGCAAGGCTCAATTGGAAGAACCTTCTGACAAATTTTCGGAAATCCAGCACCACCCTTCAGGAAAAACCGACTTCTCTTCTTTCAGAGCCGCCTCTGTTTCTTCTTTTGCTTCTGAGCCTTCTTTTAGACCTGTTTCTCAAGAAAAATTTCTGCAGACAAAATTTTTAGAACCTTCGATTAAAACCGTTGACGTTGAAACGCCTGATATTATAGGTCAGTTCAGAAATACTTATATTTTAATTGAAAACGAAGCCGGACTTGAAATTATTGACCAGCATATAGCCCATGAAAGATATATTTATGAAAATCTTAAAGAGAGCCTAAAAAATAACGGCAGCGTGCCTTCGCAGCTATTTTTCACTTCCAATAAAATTGTTCTTGAACCTTCTGAAATCGCCCTTATTGAAGAAAATGCACAGGTGTTGGAGAAGTTCGGATATAAGTTTGAAATCGACGAAAATACCGTCAGCATAAAGCAACTGCCTGCCGTAACGGCACAAAACAACCCTGATAATGTTGTCGGCGCTGTTGTTGAGTGTTTGCATACAAACTTTGATAAACTTGAAGACAAGATGCTTATTATGACCTCTTGCAAGGCTGCAATAAAAGCGGGCCAGAAACTGTCGCTTTGGGAAATGCAGGATTTAATAAAAAAATACCGCACAACACAAAATCCGCAAACCTGCCCGCATGGAAGGGTTATTTCTCATATTATTCCTGAAAAAGACCTTGCAAAATTTTTTGGCAGGCAGGTTACTTAA
- the fliQ gene encoding flagellar biosynthesis protein FliQ — protein sequence MTQIEFITIIQNTLLLVLQLVAPVLIVSVVVGLAISIFQSVTQIQEATLTFVPKIFAAILTLILLMPWMLEVFLNYTNELFARISGIN from the coding sequence ATGACACAAATTGAATTTATCACAATAATACAAAATACCCTCCTTTTAGTCTTGCAGCTTGTTGCACCTGTTTTAATAGTAAGTGTTGTAGTGGGTCTTGCTATAAGTATCTTCCAGTCCGTAACCCAAATACAGGAAGCAACTTTAACATTTGTACCGAAAATTTTTGCGGCAATTTTAACGCTAATTTTGTTAATGCCTTGGATGTTGGAAGTGTTCTTGAATTATACAAATGAATTATTTGCACGAATTTCAGGGATAAATTAA
- the flhB gene encoding flagellar biosynthesis protein FlhB: protein MSEERTEKATPKRQGKAREDGQVAKSQDFNSALVLTCGIALFYMFAPGMFEKLQFALKEILSNLRPYNINPDNIMGILAPYATLMADILMPFMIFLFITTLFVVGIQLGGLFAPKAIRPKFEKFSPMKLWKSFVETFNIFKPKKAVELAKSLIKLAVIGAFAWSVVAGRKDELLLLLGADVETFLLKLADILADIIINICIAMIIIGVIDKIYQKYEFDKSLKMTKQEVKDERKNAEGDPKIKSKVRSIQMQMAQSRMMSAVPSADVVVTNPTHYAVALRYNTSIAPAPQVIAKGTDLIAFKIRDIAQYNNIPVIENPPLARTLHKLVPVDGIIPAELYAAVAEILAFVYKKKQQG from the coding sequence ATGTCAGAAGAAAGAACGGAGAAAGCCACCCCGAAACGGCAGGGAAAAGCAAGAGAAGATGGTCAGGTAGCCAAAAGCCAGGACTTTAATTCTGCACTTGTTTTAACCTGCGGCATAGCGTTGTTTTATATGTTTGCTCCGGGAATGTTTGAAAAGCTGCAATTTGCATTGAAAGAAATACTAAGCAACCTGCGCCCATATAATATAAACCCCGATAATATTATGGGGATTTTGGCGCCTTATGCCACTTTGATGGCTGATATATTAATGCCGTTTATGATATTTTTATTTATCACAACTTTATTTGTGGTGGGAATACAGTTAGGGGGATTGTTTGCGCCAAAAGCAATAAGACCAAAATTTGAAAAGTTTTCACCGATGAAATTATGGAAGAGTTTTGTTGAAACTTTTAACATATTTAAGCCTAAAAAAGCAGTAGAATTAGCAAAATCACTTATTAAACTCGCCGTAATCGGTGCATTTGCATGGAGTGTTGTCGCCGGAAGGAAAGATGAGCTTCTTTTACTGTTAGGTGCGGACGTTGAAACTTTTTTGCTGAAACTTGCGGATATACTGGCGGATATTATTATTAATATTTGTATAGCAATGATTATAATAGGCGTCATTGATAAAATTTACCAAAAATATGAATTTGATAAATCTCTTAAGATGACAAAACAGGAAGTAAAAGATGAGCGCAAAAATGCCGAAGGTGACCCGAAAATCAAAAGCAAAGTGCGTTCTATACAAATGCAAATGGCGCAATCAAGAATGATGAGTGCGGTACCAAGCGCTGATGTTGTGGTTACAAACCCTACTCATTATGCCGTAGCCTTAAGGTACAATACCTCAATTGCCCCTGCGCCGCAGGTAATAGCCAAAGGGACGGATTTAATAGCCTTCAAAATCAGAGATATAGCACAATATAACAATATACCGGTAATAGAAAATCCACCACTTGCACGAACTTTACACAAATTGGTGCCTGTAGATGGTATAATACCAGCAGAATTGTATGCTGCGGTAGCCGAGATTTTGGCATTTGTATACAAGAAAAAACAGCAAGGGTAG
- a CDS encoding GIY-YIG nuclease family protein, protein MTKQSKKGYIYILFSKKNGTLYTGVTSDLTKRIYEHKNKLVDGFTKKYNVDKLGYYEIFDDITQAIQREKQIKAGSRKKKLDLIEALNPNWDDLYYKIIN, encoded by the coding sequence ATGACGAAGCAATCCAAAAAAGGTTACATATATATCCTATTCAGCAAAAAGAACGGGACTCTTTACACAGGTGTGACCTCAGATTTAACTAAAAGAATTTATGAACATAAGAATAAATTGGTTGATGGTTTTACTAAGAAATATAATGTTGATAAACTGGGCTATTATGAAATATTTGACGATATAACCCAAGCTATACAACGAGAAAAACAAATCAAGGCAGGCTCAAGAAAGAAAAAATTAGACTTGATTGAAGCATTAAACCCCAACTGGGACGATTTGTACTATAAAATTATTAACTAG